Proteins co-encoded in one Triplophysa dalaica isolate WHDGS20190420 chromosome 16, ASM1584641v1, whole genome shotgun sequence genomic window:
- the si:ch73-43g23.1 gene encoding uncharacterized protein si:ch73-43g23.1 → MDPWVLDGDSYSFLRSAPRTFNLQNLDAPNRVEIFDITAIPSHRSAISETTCLCDIFGDDSESPSLSNNPSSTTFLRKETEQTEQTLPADDANDSSGSYHTACGSDLGDTSEVAYSTPSPENIKDVSTFDTHSSPIDSTFFSDSKIGPFHCTPPPTCVNCDDLSHAENWEEPQVSVSIGVVNETEKMNVSEPQYLNSATSLNASENESWEDREPSFNEKEVNTTPEHTNTSPILDNVVSSENTEGMYNHSSQHEDFLSQPMAINSRISSELYNTPSTEHNFSPIAQVSTSPPNRDINSPPELKVISSLSPVGREISCTPLSSGKSSPAPLNLGAGQEENKLEFQDLTDTCRTTSLATYRTDDNMEIDSPTMSTATRDYVCSTGAREAPASSEISNICSSPDVHSPARSPELVIIHSPLGYTISPSPTNDRKVYSTEPEDSAPPSSEIDHHEICSAPAHSPKPVLIHSPQSYFNNPSPTNGREVYSTEPEASPSPHEIDRHEICSAPAHSPEPVIIPSPQSYTNNPSPTSEREVYSTEPEASPSPHEIDRHEICLAPAHSPEPVIIHSPQNYTNNPSPTSEREVYSTEPEASPSPHEIYRHEICSAPAHSPEPVIIHSPQSYTNNPSPTSEREVFSTEPEAYSSSPVITGIDYSDICSSPDHSILDHSTEPETNHLTSDYTISPSPTNERKVFSVECDDLPTSPAITRTDYVLTPAYSQGSTPELRSITSTPNSRQNYLTPEPTSPAPSLERRSVTYSPEIRTMSYSFLPQNTNSPTIEGFASGAVSLAEILAPEVEKTVCGNCSEMSNSLFGEDASVSPVSRNVLSTQGSISRPSSNASDHNRDTALSPDLQPSALESSTSLEQMEDQPSPIMCERVNPSLCPMESRHCDDLAHTETFQQTTTVLDECRNATQHALSQMPILQDPHTSTTTEVQIEKVQEVVIDGTDLNTESVEIKQHNLDVYDKSETEMLKNDTANTNVKFSQLPVALNESPQAIYKDNVGEYDRQPCKEKEESGKRGGEGVDTMGEGRYRGEQVELSFSARNRKGPAAHSLALSSRDPKSGIPARCYFESHPTAPLQQSQLRAQGSQQENKSGARRLQSSVQGKFSSAGFLPPECLVETSSMGSEFDDADNEVKWFTDLAFTSLSSPPVDYLDVYNSSHRSSTNVSQPSTNVDSPGAVAWMNYADLRGSTLHDHNDLLHSSSFVPHDGLDPAKSFEMGSFECVDVVLETKEESSRKKRTVPKRQIQLLRRNTDESKPTQNTENVLDSLSTPRLSKDTFVRQHSTPVFIQKEMSREEPASPQIYRKRAMQKSLSLDDASPKTQMASCVIKSVLSKKMQDAQKEPLGDLSPTGYKNRRPGISPSSFDGVPSSTEKCSLSSSQHSESTFSSEDFAFKEEKSPQPQRKKCAPKVPPKPTFRPAFMHTGEVELTREETRPKLLYPFKDKAFVKPNGKNDKKEGRGDNNKDTSAAVGTQTVTMQRRMTSRDTERHTTQENRRQLGGKSVFMSKTPEITLKPSTIKDKKKSSLKVSLSPDIERSREMCEYKSMDKSAEDMGVNVTNTKDNDKTKSVIHKVRDVRKLVKNTYNLSFKPSASAAEDAPIQEKREKPPQAQALQIECKAISWKDKQTDSKAIHRQGGTQAVDISKISQPLLAAEISRDIEVTEIKSKASLPMIRSKDSQCTTFGGLNEPDKITERSSGHCNMSAMQAMPPRPPSKDREVAALMVLQDGTSKIQNTFESTIADSNHIKATSSSHSVSMLLKEKGMQADIGVCGVISVGASATAKHVNRLEVPLQGCLSEAQASSSLGNAILDNKSLKTSHCQNTPQLKPKEQGKSAEVTLAKESLLQPRKEQDKTDISATTTMTQIATNLTSCKPVLRSISTNIKNNATPATGSKEIELPIQVRSISSDRLKPFVPPKPSYKQSLAETKSSDPPKPDTQTTCVVQQQTKLSNELKKNDVNKDQLNEVSSNKTKKLAVSAVSSCKPPPIPVTTTPSTVQKSTRFASVDQPQSSSFLQATSTSQQMTTSFIQDHSILASSFASNPSDKHTGPQTHSQTQPVSRPSSNNRFHTEDYRFYASDDPPSYDERESFSPVRVSDLPQQRGYRPSTKQSPCSCTQTSQPQGRTPPASPSQVLSFPNAPPQAQVRPHQSRPDGQALNYSPVSTNSSAPHSSALVQPLHHPRACPVPNTQSYSDDQLPVSGPRPERRPNHSPQVVGPASYHEYAHSANMPQLFNPQELPPSFGHDYGHDGPGGASVLYPENASGISCGQAPRRVLLDPDTGKYFYVEVPMQPLRKMLFDPELGQYVEVLIPQQAMSHSGLYPPAAPPYSSLHNQGLYAPQYLPYAVPSYQAIPSGSQQVRHPEAPHLPTTLHQTSLRYGSPASQIPRNDPKGHSSLDQSYLESMYYIPTGINASPNSNPSDCYHKPTSNLPPGGRRV, encoded by the coding sequence ATGGACCCCTGGGTTCTAGACGGCGACAGTTACTCGTTCCTTCGTAGTGCACCACGCACATTCAACCTGCAAAATCTTGACGCGCCAAACCGCGTGGAGATCTTCGACATCACCGCAATACCCAGCCACCGTAGTGCCATATCTGAAACCACCTGCTTGTGTGACATTTTTGGGGATGATTCGGAATCCCCATCACTTTCCAATAACCCTTCCTCTACCACATTTCTTCGGAAGGAAACGGAACAAACGGAACAGACTTTACCAGCGGACGATGCCAACGATTCTTCAGGGTCTTATCATACTGCCTGTGGATCTGACTTGGGTGATACCAGTGAAGTCGCTTACTCCACACCTTCCCCAGAAAATATAAAGGATGTTTCCACATTTGATACACATTCCTCACCAATTGATTCGACTTTCTTCTCAGACTCCAAAATTGGACCTTTTCATTGCACACCGCCTCCAACTTGTGTAAATTGTGATGACCTTTCACATGCAGAGAACTGGGAAGAACCCCAAGTGTCGGTGAGCATCGGCGTTGTGaatgaaacagaaaagatgaatgtGTCTGAACCACAGTATTTGAATTCAGCTACAAGCCTGAATGCTTCAGAAAATGAATCTTGGGAGGACAGAGAACCTTCCTTCAATGAGAAAGAAGTGAATACAACAcctgaacatacaaacacaagcCCAATTTTAGATAATGTAGTTTCTTCTGAAAACACAGAAGGAATGTACAATCATAGTTCACAACATGAAGATTTTCTTTCACAACCGATGGCTATTAATAGTAGAATTTCTTCAGAACTGTACAACACTCCTTCAACGGAACATAACTTTAGCCCAATTGCCCAGGTTTCTACTTCACCTCCAAACAGAGATATTAATTCCCCACCTGAGCTCAAAGTGATATCTTCCCTCTCCCCTGTAGGCAGAGAAATTAGTTGCACACCTCTTTCCTCCGGTAAATCTTCACCTGCCCCCCTGAATTTAGGTGCAGGTCAAGAGGAGAACAAACTGGAGTTTCAAGACTTGACGGACACATGTCGCACAACTTCTCTAGCCACATATCGCACTGATGATAACATGGAAATAGATTCCCCAACTATGTCTACTGCAACAAGAGACTATGTGTGTTCCACAGGAGCCAGAGAGGCACCAGCATCATCTGAGATCAGCAACATCTGCTCCTCTCCCGATGTCCATTCACCTGCTCGTTCACCAGAACTAGTAATCATTCACTCTCCTCTGGGTTATACCATCAGTCCATCACCTACAAATGACAGGAAGGTTTATTCAACTGAACCTGAAGACTCAGCTCCTCCCTCCTCTGAAATTGATCATCATGAAATCTGTTCAGCTCCTGCTCACTCACCAAAACCAGTACTAATTCATTCACCTCAGAGTTATTTCAACAACCCGTCTCCAACAAATGGGAGAGAGGTTTATTCAACTGAACCTGAAGCCTCACCATCCCCACATGAGATTGATCGCCATGAAATCTGTTCAGCTCCAGCTCACTCACCAGAGCCAGTAATAATCCCCTCACCTCAGAGTTATACCAACAACCCATCTCCAACAAGTGAGAGAGAGGTTTATTCAACTGAACCCGAAGCCTCACCATCCCCACATGAGATTGATCGCCATGAAATCTGTTTAGCTCCAGCCCACTCACCAGAACCAGTAATAATCCACTCACCTCAGAATTATACCAACAACCCATCTCCAACAAGTGAGAGAGAGGTTTATTCAACTGAACCCGAAGCCTCACCATCCCCACATGAGATTTATCGCCATGAAATCTGTTCAGCTCCAGCCCACTCACCAGAACCCGTAATAATCCACTCACCTCAGAGTTATACCAACAACCCATCTCCAACAAGTGAGAGAGAGGTTTTTTCAACTGAGCCTGAAGCCTATTCATCCTCCCCTGTCATCACAGGCATTGATTACAGTGATATCTGCTCTTCACCTGACCACTCCATTCTGGATCATTCAACAGAACCCGAAACAAATCACTTGACCAGTGATTATACTATTAGCCCATCACCTACGAATGAAAGAAAGGTGTTTTCAGTGGAATGTGATGATCTACCAACCTCACCAGCCATCACAAGAACTGACTATGTACTGACGCCAGCATACAGTCAAGGTTCCACACCTGAGTTAAGAAGCATCACCTCCACTCCAAACAGCAGACAAAACTACCTAACACCAGAACCTACTTCACCAGCCCCTTCACTTGAACGGAGATCAGTCACCTACTCACCTGAAATACGGACAATGTCATATAGTTTTTTGCCACAAAATACTAACTCCCCTACCATTGAGGGCTTTGCAAGTGGTGCAGTTTCATTAGCTGAGATTTTAGCACCTGAGGTAGAGAAAACCGTCTGTGGGAACTGTTCAGAAATGTCTAACTCTCTTTTTGGAGAAGATGCCTCTGTCTCACCTGTCTCAAGGAATGTTTTGTCAACACAAGGGAGCATATCAAGACCCTCATCAAATGCTTCAGATCACAACAGAGATACGGCATTATCCCCTGATCTTCAACCATCGGCACTGGAATCATCAACTTCTCTTGAGCAGATGGAAGATCAGCCTTCACCCATTATGTGTGAGAGAGTAAATCCTTCTCTATGCCCAATGGAAAGCAGACATTGTGATGACCTCGCTCACACAGAAACCTTTCAACAAACTACAACAGTCCTGGATGAATGTAGAAATGCCACACAACATGCTCTCAGCCAAATGCCTATCTTGCAAGATCCACACACAAGCACGACAACAGAAGTACAAATAGAAAAAGTGCAAGAAGTTGTCATTGATGGCACGGATTTAAATACAGAATCTGTTGAaattaaacaacataatttAGATGTTTACGATAAGagtgaaacagaaatgttaaaGAATGATACTGCAAATACTAACGTGAAGTTTAGCCAACTGCCTGTGGCATTAAATGAAAGCCCTCAAGCGATTTATAAGGATAATGTGGGAGAATATGACAGACAGCCATGcaaagagaaagaggagagtggAAAGAGAGGGGGTGAAGGGGTTGATACTATGGGAGAGGGTAGATACAGAGGGGAACAGGTTGAGCTGTCATTCAGTGCCAGGAATAGAAAAGGGCCTGCAGCCCACAGCCTAGCTCTCTCAAGTCGAGACCCAAAGTCAGGAATTCCAGCTCGCTGTTATTTTGAGTCGCACCCAACGGCTCCACTACAACAGAGTCAGCTTAGAGCACAGGGCTCACAACAAGAGAACAAGAGTGGCGCCAGGAGGCTTCAGTCATCCGTCCAGGGTAAATTCAGCAGTGCAGGCTTTCTTCCTCCAGAGTGTCTTGTTGAGACCTCCAGCATGGGAAGTGAGTTTGACGACGCTGACAATGAAGTGAAGTGGTTTACAGATCTGGCCTTCACAAGCCTCTCTAGCCCTCCGGTGGATTATTTGGATGTGTACAATTCAAGCCACAGGTCTTCTACAAATGTGTCACAGCCATCTACGAATGTGGACAGCCCTGGTGCTGTCGCCTGGATGAACTACGCAGACTTGCGTGGCTCAACGTTGCATGATCATAATGACTTGTTGCATAGCTCCTCCTTTGTACCACATGACGGCCTGGACCCTGCCAAAAGCTTTGAGATGGGGAGTTTTGAGTGCGTGGATGTTGTGTTAGAGACGAAGGAAGAGTCAAGCAGAAAAAAGAGGACGGTACCCAAAAGACAGATCCAGCTGCTGAGGCGGAACACAGATGAGTCAAAGCCtacacaaaacactgaaaatgttTTGGATTCACTATCCACCCCTAGACTCTCAAAAGACACCTTTGTTCGTCAACATAGCACACCAGTCTTCATTCAAAAGGAGATGTCCAGGGAGGAGCCAGCTTCACCTCAGATATACAGGAAAAGAGCAATGCAGAAGTCATTGTCTTTAGATGATGCCTCCCCTAAGACCCAAATGGCCTCCTGCGTTATCAAGAGCGTGCTGTCAAAGAAAATGCAAGATGCACAAAAAGAACCTTTAGGAGATTTAAGTCCTACTGGATATAAAAACAGGCGTCCTGGTATCAGTCCCAGCTCCTTTGATGGAGTACCAAGTAGCACAGAGAAATGTAGCTTAAGCTCTAGCCAACACTCGGAAAGTACTTTTTCATCTGAAGATTTTGCTTTTAAAGAGGAGAAAAGTCCACAGCCCCAACGTAAGAAATGCGCTCCAAAAGTTCCTCCAAAACCAACTTTCAGACCTGCATTCATGCATACTGGTGAAGTGGAGCTAACAAGAGAAGAAACTAGGCCCAAGCTGCTTTATCCTTTTAAAGACAAAGCATTTGTGAAACCAAATGGCAAGAATGATAAGAAGGAGGGAAGGGGTGATAACAATAAGGACACAAGTGCTGCTGTTGGAACTCAAACAGTAACAATGCAGAGAAGAATGACAAGCAGAGACACAGAGCGACACACGACACAAGAAAACAGAAGACAACTTGGTGGTAAGAGCGTTTTTATGTCAAAAACCCCAGAAATAACTCTTAAACCTTCCACCATCAAAGACAAAAAGAAGTCATCTTTGAAAGTTTCACTATCTCCTGATATAGAACGGTCCAGAGAAATGTGTGAATATAAGTCAATGGACAAATCTGCAGAAGATATGGGAGTGAATGTTACAAACACGAAAgataatgacaaaacaaaatctGTTATACATAAAGTAAGGGATGTAAGAAAATTGGTTAAAAACACCTACAACCTGTCTTTCAAACCATCAGCCTCTGCTGCAGAAGATGCACCTATtcaagagaaaagagagaagcCACCACAAGCTCAAGCCCTGCAAATTGAATGTAAAGCCATAAGTTGGAAGGACAAGCAAACAGACAGTAAGGCAATCCACAGGCAAGGTGGAACACAGGCTGttgacatttcaaaaatatCACAACCACTGCTGGCCGCAGAGATAAGCAGAGATATTGAAGTCACTGAAATAAAATCTAAAGCCTCTTTGCCAATGATCCGGTCAAAAGATTCCCAGTGTACAACCTTTGGTGGATTAAATGAACCTGATAAAATTACTGAGAGATCTTCCGGTCACTGTAATATGAGTGCCATGCAAGCGATGCCCCCTAGACCTCCTAGTAAGGACAGAGAGGTTGCTGCATTAATGGTTCTCCAGGATGGCACATCCAAAATTCAGAACACTTTTGAATCTACAATTGCTGACTCTAATCACATAAAAGCAACAAGTAGCAGTCATTCTGTGTCCATGCTACTGAAAGAAAAAGGAATGCAGGCTGACATTGGAGTGTGTGGAGTTATAAGTGTTGGTGCGAGTGCTACAGCTAAACATGTGAATAGACTTGAGGTACCTTTACAGGGTTGTTTATCAGAAGCTCAAGCAAGTTCGAGCTTGGGCAATGCAATACTTGACAACAAATCTTTAAAGACAAGCCACTGTCAAAATACCCCACAGTTAAAACCAAAGGAGCAAGGCAAGAGTGCCGAGGTAACGCTAGCAAAGGAATCCCTGTTGCAACCCAGAAAGGAACAGGACAAGACAGATATATCTGCAACCACAACTATGACACAAATTGCAACTAATCTGACATCTTGCAAACCAGTGTTGAGGTCTATTTCaactaatataaaaaacaacgCCACGCCGGCAACTGGATCAAAGGAGATTGAATTACCTATACAAGTGAGGTCAATATCCAGTGACAGACTTAAGCCATTTGTACCACCAAAACCCAGCTATAAACAGTCATTGGCAGAAACTAAGTCAAGTGACCCACCTAAACCAGATACTCAGACAACATGTGTTGTTCAACAGCAAACCAAGTTATCGAATGAACTGAAGAAAAATGATGTGAATAAGGATCAGCTGAACGAGGTctcatcaaacaaaacaaaaaaactggcTGTATCAGCTGTATCAAGCTGCAAACCACCACCCATCCCAGTAACAACAACTCCAAGTACAGTTCAGAAATCCACAAGATTTGCCAGTGTGGATCAACCCCAATCTTCATCTTTCTTGCAAGCAACCAGTACTTCCCAGCAAATGACCACATCATTTATTCAAGACCATTCAATCTTAGCTAGTTCCTTTGCTTCCAACCCTTCTGACAAACACACTGGTCCACAGACTCACAGCCAAACACAACCTGTGTCAAGACCATCATCAAATAACCGATTTCACACAGAAGACTATCGCTTCTATGCTTCGGATGACCCTCCCAGCTAcgatgagagagagagcttcAGCCCGGTACGGGTGTCAGATTTGCCCCAGCAAAGGGGGTATCGTCCAAGCACTAAACAATCTCCATGTTCTTGCACACAAACATCCCAACCACAAGGCAGGACACCACCAGCCTCCCCAAGCCAAGTTCTAAGCTTTCCAAATGCTCCTCCACAGGCTCAGGTTAGACCTCACCAGTCCAGGCCAGACGGCCAGGCCCTAAATTACTCGCCAGTCTCAACCAATTCCTCAGCTCCCCATTCCTCAGCTCTGGTTCAGCCTTTACACCACCCACGAGCCTGCCCTGTCCCAAACACACAATCCTATAGTGATGACCAACTGCCAGTTTCCGGGCCACGTCCGGAAAGGCGACCTAATCACTCGCCACAAGTGGTAGGTCCTGCATCCTATCATGAGTATGCTCATTCAGCTAACATGCCACAGTTGTTTAATCCTCAAGAATTACCACCATCCTTTGGTCATGACTATGGACATGACGGACCAGGTGGAGCAAGTGTACTGTATCCAGAAAATGCAAGTGGGATCAGCTGTGGCCAAGCTCCTCGTCGTGTCCTCCTCGATCCAGACACTGGTAAATACTTTTATGTTGAGGTACCAATGCAGCCGCTCAGAAAAATGCTGTTCGATCCCGAATTGGGGCAGTATGTAGAAGTTCTCATACCGCAGCAGGCGATGTCCCACTCTGGCCTGTATCCACCAGCTGCACCACCATACTCCTCTCTGCACAATCAAGGGTTGTATGCACCACAGTATCTACCGTATGCAGTGCCGTCTTACCAGGCAATTCCCAGCGGATCACAGCAAGTGCGCCATCCAGAAGCGCCTCACCTCCCCACCACACTTCACCAGACGTCCTTAAGGTATGGAAGCCCTGCGAGCCAGATCCCAAGAAATGATCCAAAAGGCCACTCATCTCTAGATCAAAGCTATTTAGAGAGCATGTATTACATTCCCACTGGAATCAACGCAAGCCCAAATTCTAACCCTTCAGACTGTTACCACAAGCCAACTTCAAATCTGCCTCCTGGAGGAAGAAGGGTATGA